The Candidatus Hydrogenedentota bacterium genome window below encodes:
- a CDS encoding Gfo/Idh/MocA family oxidoreductase → MKKKSIRAGIVGAGFSARFHWEAVSRVHGVDVDVRGVYALDRAQAAEYAAQRGITAYDSLDALLDDVDVVHCCVLVAGHEEVAVAALKRGRHVILEKPFTGYCGDGSEDFHGDRFPKGDALRAGLESVRRMLAAERESAGRICYAENWVYAPAVQREREVLEKTGAQILWIHGEEAHSGSHNPTYAYWKYSGGGVMIGKGCHPLTAALYLKAVEGRARTGKAIKPVSVSARTAALTRMENFQDEGHIRRDYHDIDDFSMMHVTFEDGTLATVFASDIVLGGIHNWLEVCANNHRTLCNINPNTAMQVYNPVDANFRDIYTVEKTGTKQGWTNMPPDEDWFTGYPQEIEAFYRALTEGTPVESDSLLGADTVSTIYSAYVSAERGGAETPVTSFRE, encoded by the coding sequence ATGAAGAAGAAAAGCATCCGCGCCGGGATCGTGGGCGCGGGGTTCAGCGCGCGGTTTCACTGGGAGGCCGTGTCCCGGGTTCATGGGGTGGACGTGGACGTGCGCGGGGTCTACGCGCTGGACCGGGCGCAGGCGGCGGAGTACGCGGCGCAGCGCGGCATCACCGCGTATGACTCGCTGGACGCGCTGCTGGACGACGTGGACGTGGTCCACTGCTGCGTGCTGGTGGCGGGGCATGAGGAGGTGGCCGTGGCGGCGCTGAAGCGCGGGCGGCATGTCATATTGGAAAAACCGTTCACGGGCTACTGCGGCGACGGCTCGGAGGACTTCCACGGGGACCGGTTCCCGAAGGGGGACGCCCTGCGCGCGGGGCTGGAGAGCGTGCGCCGCATGCTGGCGGCGGAGCGCGAAAGCGCGGGCCGCATCTGCTACGCCGAGAACTGGGTCTACGCCCCGGCGGTGCAGCGGGAGCGCGAGGTGCTGGAGAAGACGGGTGCGCAGATTCTCTGGATCCACGGCGAGGAGGCGCACTCGGGGTCGCACAACCCCACCTACGCCTACTGGAAATACTCCGGCGGCGGCGTGATGATCGGCAAGGGCTGCCACCCCCTGACCGCCGCGCTCTACCTCAAGGCCGTCGAGGGCCGCGCGCGCACCGGCAAGGCCATCAAGCCGGTCTCCGTGTCGGCGCGGACCGCCGCCCTCACGCGCATGGAAAACTTCCAGGACGAGGGCCACATCCGCCGCGACTACCACGACATTGACGACTTCTCCATGATGCACGTCACCTTCGAGGACGGCACGCTGGCCACGGTCTTCGCGTCGGACATCGTCCTCGGCGGCATCCACAACTGGCTGGAGGTCTGCGCGAACAACCACCGCACCCTCTGCAACATCAACCCGAACACGGCCATGCAGGTCTACAACCCCGTGGACGCCAACTTCCGCGACATCTACACCGTGGAGAAGACGGGCACGAAGCAGGGCTGGACCAACATGCCGCCGGACGAGGACTGGTTCACGGGCTACCCGCAGGAGATCGAGGCCTTCTACCGCGCCCTCACGGAGGGCACGCCCGTCGAGAGCGACAGCCTCCTCGGCGCGGACACCGTCTCCACCATCTACAGCGCCTACGTCTCCGCCGAACGCGGCGGCGCCGAAACCCCCGTCACCTCGTTCAGGGAGTAG
- a CDS encoding solute:sodium symporter family transporter: protein MELSLFDLAAFAGAIGFVVVFSMYKSRSGGATGEDYFLAGRGLTWPLIGLSIVAANLSTEQFVGMAGQGAGNVGLAVGNWQLTGAVGVVVVAFVFLPRFLRAGIYTMPEYLEYRYNAAARALMAVYTVVIYVLVTTATVLYSGALTLHTIFGLPMTGSVWLIGGVAAVYTVWGGLKAVAWADLIQGAGLLLGGLLTVVLGFQAVGGVDAFFAHNADRLHMILPADHPVLPWTGLLAGMWIPIFYYCGLNQFIVQRALAAKSLRQGQLGVIFAGALWLLVPFVIVFPGIMAAQLYGDTLASPDQAYPTLLREIIPRGLRGLMLAALAGAVISSIASMLNSASTVFTMDLYRRHFRPDAPQGLLVGMGRAATLVFLVMGCLIAPFLANPRFGGIFNYIQEFQGYISPGILAVFVFGFVVPRAPAFSGVAALLLAPLVYGALQWGMSDVAYLHRMAITFGVALAAMAAMTLIAPAKEPKVLPVREEMDMRTDKVAVAAAAAVLAGIGAFYAVFW from the coding sequence GTGGAACTGAGCCTGTTTGATCTGGCGGCGTTTGCCGGGGCCATCGGCTTTGTGGTCGTCTTCAGCATGTACAAGAGCCGGAGCGGCGGCGCGACGGGGGAGGACTATTTCCTCGCGGGGCGCGGGCTGACGTGGCCGCTCATCGGGCTGTCCATTGTGGCGGCGAACCTGTCCACGGAGCAGTTCGTGGGGATGGCGGGCCAGGGGGCGGGGAACGTGGGGCTCGCGGTGGGCAACTGGCAGCTGACGGGGGCCGTGGGCGTGGTGGTGGTGGCGTTTGTATTCCTGCCGCGCTTCCTGCGGGCGGGCATCTACACCATGCCGGAGTATCTGGAGTACCGCTACAACGCGGCGGCGCGGGCGCTGATGGCGGTGTACACCGTGGTCATCTATGTGCTGGTGACGACCGCCACGGTGCTCTACTCCGGCGCGCTCACGCTGCACACCATCTTCGGCCTGCCGATGACGGGCTCCGTCTGGCTCATCGGCGGGGTGGCGGCGGTGTACACGGTCTGGGGCGGCCTGAAGGCCGTGGCGTGGGCCGACCTTATCCAGGGCGCGGGGCTGCTGCTGGGCGGGCTGCTGACGGTGGTGCTGGGCTTTCAGGCCGTGGGCGGTGTGGACGCCTTTTTCGCGCACAACGCGGACCGGCTCCACATGATCCTCCCGGCGGACCACCCCGTGCTGCCGTGGACCGGCCTCCTCGCGGGCATGTGGATCCCCATCTTCTACTACTGCGGCCTGAACCAGTTCATCGTGCAGCGGGCGCTGGCGGCGAAGAGCCTGCGCCAGGGCCAGCTCGGCGTCATCTTTGCGGGCGCCCTGTGGCTGCTGGTGCCCTTCGTCATCGTGTTCCCGGGGATCATGGCGGCGCAGCTCTACGGGGACACGCTGGCCTCGCCGGACCAGGCCTACCCCACGCTCCTGCGCGAGATCATCCCGCGCGGCCTGCGCGGGCTCATGCTGGCCGCCCTGGCCGGGGCCGTCATCAGCTCCATCGCCTCCATGCTCAACAGTGCTTCCACGGTGTTCACCATGGACCTCTACCGCCGCCATTTCCGGCCCGACGCGCCGCAGGGGCTCCTTGTGGGCATGGGCCGCGCCGCCACCCTCGTGTTCCTCGTGATGGGCTGCCTCATCGCGCCCTTCCTCGCCAATCCGCGCTTCGGCGGCATCTTCAACTACATTCAGGAGTTCCAAGGGTACATTTCCCCCGGCATCCTCGCCGTGTTCGTGTTCGGCTTCGTTGTGCCCCGCGCACCGGCCTTCTCCGGCGTCGCGGCGCTGCTGCTGGCACCCCTGGTCTACGGCGCCCTCCAGTGGGGCATGTCCGACGTGGCCTACCTCCACCGCATGGCAATCACCTTCGGCGTCGCGCTGGCCGCCATGGCCGCCATGACGCTCATCGCCCCGGCGAAGGAGCCGAAGGTCCTGCCTGTCCGCGAGGAAATGGACATGCGCACCGACAAGGTCGCCGTCGCCGCGGCGGCGGCGGTTCTTGCGGGGATTGGCGCGTTCTACGCGGTGTTCTGGTGA
- the lpdA gene encoding dihydrolipoyl dehydrogenase, whose protein sequence is MAKQMSTFLTVVGGGPGGYTAAFHAADLGLEVTLVDTEPNPGGTCLYRGCIPSKALLHVAKLINDTREAAEWGLAFGEPKMDLDKVRSKTRSVVEQMTGGLGQLCRARGLNHIQGRAGFLDSNTLAVFHNDGSEIVLKTQHTIIASGSRPALFGPLIDSHRLMNSTSALQMEEIPETLLVIGGGYIGLELGSVYASLGSKVTVVEMADGLLAGADRDLVKPLHVRLQALMHEILLGTRVAGMKEEKNGIRVTLEGPAVGDPSRLFDRVLVCVGRKPNSSGLNLSSTGVTVDKKGFIGVNAQRRTADPAIFAIGDVAGEPMLAHKASAEGRVAASVIAGKPAAFEPQAIPAVVFTDPELAWCGLTESAAAAEGRAVHITRFPWAASGRATTLSRSDGLTKLLTDPDTGQILGVGICGAGAGELIAEGVLAIEMGATAEDLDMTIHPHPTLSETVMESAAALFGLSTHIYRPKRG, encoded by the coding sequence ATGGCCAAGCAGATGAGCACATTCCTGACCGTCGTGGGCGGCGGGCCGGGGGGCTATACGGCGGCGTTTCACGCGGCGGACCTGGGGCTGGAGGTGACGCTGGTGGACACGGAGCCGAACCCCGGGGGCACCTGCCTCTACCGCGGGTGCATCCCATCGAAGGCGCTCCTGCATGTGGCCAAGCTCATCAACGACACCCGCGAGGCCGCCGAGTGGGGGCTGGCGTTCGGCGAGCCGAAGATGGACCTGGACAAGGTCCGCAGCAAGACCCGGTCCGTGGTGGAGCAGATGACGGGCGGCCTCGGCCAGCTCTGCCGCGCCCGCGGCCTCAACCACATCCAGGGCAGGGCGGGCTTTTTGGACTCGAACACCCTGGCCGTCTTCCACAATGACGGCTCCGAGATCGTCCTGAAGACACAGCACACGATCATCGCCTCCGGCTCGCGGCCCGCGCTTTTCGGCCCGCTGATTGACTCCCACCGCCTCATGAACTCCACCTCCGCCCTGCAGATGGAGGAGATCCCGGAGACCCTGCTGGTCATCGGCGGCGGCTACATCGGCCTCGAACTCGGCTCCGTCTACGCCTCCCTCGGATCGAAGGTGACGGTGGTCGAGATGGCCGACGGCCTGCTGGCCGGGGCAGACCGCGACTTGGTAAAACCCCTGCACGTGCGGCTCCAGGCGCTCATGCACGAAATCCTGCTGGGAACCAGGGTCGCGGGGATGAAGGAGGAAAAGAACGGCATCCGGGTGACCTTGGAGGGGCCGGCGGTCGGCGATCCGTCGCGCCTGTTCGACCGCGTGCTGGTGTGCGTGGGCCGTAAACCCAACTCCAGCGGCCTCAACCTGTCCTCCACCGGCGTGACGGTGGACAAGAAGGGGTTCATCGGAGTGAACGCGCAGCGCCGCACCGCGGACCCCGCCATTTTCGCCATCGGCGACGTGGCGGGCGAGCCCATGCTGGCGCACAAGGCGTCGGCCGAGGGCCGCGTGGCCGCCTCCGTCATCGCCGGGAAACCGGCGGCCTTCGAGCCCCAGGCCATCCCCGCCGTGGTCTTCACGGACCCCGAACTGGCCTGGTGCGGCCTCACGGAGTCCGCCGCGGCCGCCGAAGGCCGCGCGGTGCACATCACCCGTTTCCCCTGGGCGGCCTCCGGACGCGCCACCACGCTGAGCCGCTCCGACGGCCTCACCAAACTCCTCACCGACCCGGACACCGGGCAGATCCTCGGCGTGGGCATCTGCGGCGCCGGCGCGGGCGAACTCATCGCCGAGGGCGTGCTCGCCATCGAGATGGGGGCCACCGCCGAAGATTTGGACATGACCATCCATCCCCACCCCACCCTCAGCGAGACGGTCATGGAGAGCGCCGCCGCCCTCTTCGGACTCAGCACCCACATCTACCGCCCCAAACGCGGTTAG
- a CDS encoding alcohol dehydrogenase catalytic domain-containing protein, with the protein MKALVFDGALRVEELPAPEPGPGEALVRVLSAGVCNTDLEICRGYMDFHGVLGHEFVGVVEKTPTRALEGKRVVGEINCVCHRCEWCRMEMFHHCAARTVLGIAGRPGAFAEYLTLPEENLHPVPGNIRDDVAVFTEPLAAAFRILEQVAVGPADRVVVLGDGKLGQLAAQVLATRTRSLVCAGRHRWKLDLLAARGIAVAGEDEPVAPGADLVVEATGKPEGLARALELVRPEGAIVLKSTVAETIPLASVLAVVNEVRILGSRCGPFRPALSALAAGEIEVRPMITEAYDLAEGVTALARARDPGVMKVLLRM; encoded by the coding sequence ATGAAGGCGCTGGTTTTCGACGGGGCGTTGCGCGTGGAGGAGCTGCCCGCACCCGAGCCGGGGCCGGGTGAGGCGCTGGTGCGCGTGCTCTCCGCGGGGGTCTGCAACACGGACCTCGAAATCTGCCGCGGCTACATGGATTTCCACGGCGTGCTCGGCCACGAGTTTGTCGGCGTGGTGGAGAAGACCCCCACCCGCGCCCTCGAGGGGAAGCGGGTCGTCGGCGAGATCAACTGCGTCTGCCACCGCTGCGAGTGGTGCCGCATGGAAATGTTCCACCACTGCGCCGCCCGCACCGTCCTCGGCATCGCCGGACGGCCCGGCGCCTTCGCCGAATACCTCACCCTGCCGGAGGAGAACCTCCACCCCGTCCCCGGAAACATCCGCGACGACGTGGCGGTGTTCACCGAGCCCCTGGCCGCCGCCTTCCGCATCCTGGAACAGGTCGCCGTCGGCCCGGCGGACCGGGTCGTGGTGCTGGGCGACGGCAAACTGGGCCAGCTTGCCGCCCAGGTGCTGGCGACCCGCACCCGCAGCCTCGTCTGCGCGGGGAGGCACCGGTGGAAGCTGGACCTGCTCGCCGCGCGGGGGATCGCGGTGGCGGGGGAGGATGAGCCCGTGGCCCCGGGGGCGGACCTCGTGGTGGAGGCGACCGGAAAACCGGAGGGGCTGGCCCGCGCCCTGGAACTCGTGCGCCCGGAGGGCGCCATTGTCCTCAAGTCCACCGTCGCCGAGACCATCCCCCTGGCCTCCGTGCTGGCGGTGGTGAACGAGGTGCGGATTCTCGGGTCACGCTGCGGGCCGTTCCGTCCGGCGCTCTCGGCCCTGGCCGCCGGGGAGATCGAGGTGCGCCCCATGATCACCGAGGCGTATGATCTTGCGGAAGGTGTCACCGCCCTGGCCCGCGCCCGCGACCCGGGCGTGATGAAGGTCCTGTTGCGCATGTGA
- a CDS encoding alpha-L-fucosidase: protein MLDKFPTRRTFLAGAGTVLAAFAAAQEDTASKGPARPVDPRRGDPAEKPGAAGSQRLAPAQLQAWEKLGYGMFLCFGMSTFVQNELPSGADPAPVYAPDKLDVDQWVSVARDAGMKYAVLTAKHVAGHCLWPSDHTDYSVKNSGDTTDVVAKFVEACRACGVLPGIYYCSWDNHHRFSSRTPSDGGEPAYTTSLYQDFQTAQVTELLTRYGAFAEVWIDIPGVLGRGYRTFLYNHIASLQPTALVMMNSGISTQETYDAAYAWPSDLVAIERRLPAEGGFQKLREIEGKTYYLPGEVCDPIGKEWFWVEGDAPRPDEELAAQYRACRDRGVNLLLSVPPDKHGVIPEESIQALTRLRQNAGI from the coding sequence ATGTTGGACAAATTCCCCACGAGGCGCACGTTTCTGGCCGGGGCGGGCACGGTCTTGGCGGCGTTCGCCGCCGCCCAGGAGGACACGGCGTCAAAGGGCCCGGCGCGCCCGGTGGACCCCCGGCGCGGCGACCCCGCCGAGAAGCCCGGGGCCGCGGGCAGCCAGCGTCTCGCGCCGGCCCAGCTCCAGGCGTGGGAGAAGCTGGGCTACGGCATGTTCCTGTGCTTTGGCATGAGCACCTTCGTGCAGAACGAGCTGCCCTCCGGCGCGGACCCCGCACCGGTCTACGCCCCGGACAAACTGGACGTGGACCAGTGGGTCTCCGTCGCCCGCGACGCGGGCATGAAATACGCCGTCCTCACGGCGAAGCACGTCGCCGGCCACTGCCTGTGGCCGTCGGACCACACGGACTACTCCGTGAAGAACAGCGGCGACACGACGGACGTGGTGGCGAAGTTCGTGGAGGCCTGCCGCGCCTGCGGCGTGCTCCCGGGCATCTATTACTGCTCCTGGGACAACCACCACCGCTTCAGCAGCCGCACCCCCTCCGACGGCGGGGAGCCCGCCTACACCACCTCGCTCTACCAGGACTTCCAGACCGCGCAGGTCACCGAGCTGCTCACCCGCTACGGGGCCTTCGCCGAGGTGTGGATTGACATCCCCGGCGTGCTTGGCCGCGGCTACCGCACCTTCCTCTACAACCACATCGCGTCGCTCCAGCCGACCGCGCTGGTCATGATGAACAGCGGCATCTCCACCCAGGAGACCTACGACGCCGCCTACGCGTGGCCGTCCGACCTGGTCGCCATCGAGCGCCGTCTCCCCGCCGAGGGGGGCTTCCAGAAGCTCCGCGAGATCGAGGGGAAGACCTACTACCTGCCCGGCGAAGTCTGCGACCCCATAGGCAAGGAGTGGTTCTGGGTTGAGGGCGACGCCCCCCGCCCCGACGAAGAGCTGGCCGCCCAGTACAGGGCCTGCCGCGACCGCGGCGTGAACCTGCTCCTCTCCGTGCCCCCCGACAAACACGGCGTCATCCCGGAGGAGTCCATCCAGGCCCTCACGCGCCTGAGGCAGAACGCGGGCATCTGA